A genomic segment from Holophagales bacterium encodes:
- a CDS encoding SdpI family protein → MNAPEPAYRVDRALLKGDAPLLAILLADLAFGLWVLPRLPEKVPVHWNLAGEADRFGPAWQNALLLPALAFSLWAVLLFLPLADPLRKNYPRFPATLKLFRWLVPLLVVGLQVLVALSQLGVPLDPGQGGRAILAVVFVILGNSMGKLRHNWFVGIRTPWTIASEEVWTRTHRLAAPIWVAGGIVQLFAAFVPGVAGEALYAAPLAAMILVPVVYSFVVYRRLTS, encoded by the coding sequence ATGAACGCTCCTGAACCGGCCTACCGCGTCGACCGCGCGCTCCTGAAAGGAGACGCGCCGCTGCTGGCGATCCTCCTTGCCGATCTCGCGTTCGGACTGTGGGTGCTCCCGCGCCTGCCGGAGAAGGTCCCGGTCCACTGGAACCTCGCGGGAGAGGCCGACCGCTTCGGGCCGGCCTGGCAGAACGCCCTCCTCCTGCCGGCCCTCGCGTTCAGCCTCTGGGCGGTTCTTCTGTTCCTGCCGCTCGCGGATCCGCTCCGAAAGAACTACCCCCGCTTCCCCGCGACGCTGAAGCTCTTCCGCTGGCTCGTTCCTCTGCTTGTCGTCGGGCTCCAGGTCCTGGTCGCCCTCAGCCAGCTCGGCGTCCCGCTCGACCCGGGGCAAGGGGGGCGCGCGATCCTCGCCGTGGTCTTCGTCATCCTCGGCAACAGCATGGGAAAGCTCCGGCACAATTGGTTCGTCGGCATCCGGACGCCCTGGACGATCGCCAGCGAGGAGGTCTGGACCCGGACGCATCGCCTCGCGGCGCCGATCTGGGTGGCGGGGGGCATCGTTCAGCTGTTCGCCGCCTTCGTTCCCGGGGTGGCGGGCGAGGCCCTCTACGCCGCTCCGCTCGCCGCGATGATCCTCGTGCCGGTCGTCTACTCGTTCGTCGTCTACCGGAGACTCACGTCCTGA
- a CDS encoding winged helix-turn-helix transcriptional regulator — MSDPGLVFKALADPTRRRILEYLREGDLNAGEIAERFDMTKPSISHHLSLLKQARLVQDVRRGQNIVYSLDTTVFQEALRFLLGMTERKKKSHERS, encoded by the coding sequence GTGAGCGACCCGGGCCTCGTCTTCAAGGCGCTTGCCGACCCGACGCGGCGGCGAATACTGGAGTACCTCCGCGAGGGCGACCTGAATGCGGGCGAGATCGCTGAGCGGTTCGACATGACGAAGCCCTCGATCTCGCACCACCTCTCGCTCCTGAAGCAGGCGCGCCTCGTCCAGGACGTGAGGCGTGGCCAGAACATCGTCTACTCGCTCGATACGACGGTCTTCCAGGAGGCGCTTCGGTTCCTCCTCGGCATGACGGAACGGAAGAAGAAGAGTCATGAACGCTCCTGA
- a CDS encoding alpha/beta fold hydrolase, producing the protein MRSAGPVFSLFLLLATSPSPATPPASAPQPPATRTGELAREVTAFFGKGDLDAVAARFSPQMAAALPAAKLREFWDSLPAQLGVLKSLGTPVVKAEEGVENAWVPATFEIAVVWLRMYFDAEGRLAGLRVMPGPPPADWSPAPYADPARVREREVTVGSGAWALPGTLTLPAEQSGLSPALVLVHGSGPHDRDESVGGTKVFRDLAGGLAARGVVVLRYEKRTKAHGARMQNHPVTVREEVVDDALAAIALLRAQPEVDGKRVAVLGHSLGGMLAPRIAADDPVLAGLVILAGNTRPLDVLASEQVDYLVSVGAATKAQADALKAEMAKVRSIDPAKPPSPGTLFLGAPAAYWLELAAYDPAATVKKLGIPVLVLQGGRDYQVTVRDFDGWKTALDGAPLASLRVFPKLNHLLVEGEGPSTPAEYERPGHVSEDVVKAIADWTQGLRGRRRP; encoded by the coding sequence ATGAGGTCGGCCGGTCCGGTCTTCTCGCTTTTTCTTCTGCTCGCCACGTCCCCGTCGCCTGCGACCCCTCCCGCGTCGGCGCCGCAGCCCCCCGCCACCCGCACCGGCGAGCTCGCACGCGAGGTGACGGCCTTCTTCGGGAAAGGGGACCTCGACGCCGTCGCCGCCCGCTTCTCGCCGCAGATGGCGGCCGCGCTTCCGGCGGCGAAGCTCCGCGAGTTCTGGGACTCCCTCCCGGCCCAGCTCGGGGTCCTGAAGTCTCTCGGGACGCCGGTCGTGAAGGCAGAAGAGGGCGTGGAGAACGCGTGGGTCCCGGCGACCTTCGAGATCGCCGTCGTCTGGCTCCGGATGTACTTCGACGCCGAGGGGCGGCTCGCCGGGCTCCGCGTCATGCCGGGACCCCCGCCCGCCGACTGGAGCCCGGCGCCCTACGCCGACCCGGCCCGGGTCCGTGAGCGCGAGGTGACGGTGGGCAGCGGCGCGTGGGCGCTCCCCGGAACGCTGACGCTCCCCGCGGAGCAGAGCGGCCTGTCCCCGGCCCTGGTCCTCGTCCACGGCTCGGGCCCGCACGACCGCGACGAGAGCGTCGGAGGGACGAAGGTCTTCCGGGACCTCGCAGGCGGTCTCGCGGCCCGGGGCGTCGTCGTCCTGCGCTACGAGAAGCGGACGAAGGCGCACGGGGCGCGGATGCAGAACCATCCGGTCACGGTGAGGGAGGAGGTCGTCGACGATGCGCTCGCGGCGATCGCGCTCCTGCGCGCGCAGCCGGAGGTGGACGGGAAGAGGGTGGCGGTCCTCGGGCACAGCCTCGGCGGGATGCTGGCACCCCGGATCGCCGCTGACGACCCGGTCCTGGCCGGGCTCGTGATCCTCGCCGGAAACACGCGTCCGCTCGACGTCCTGGCGTCGGAGCAGGTCGACTACCTCGTTTCCGTCGGCGCGGCAACGAAGGCGCAGGCCGACGCGCTGAAAGCCGAGATGGCGAAAGTCCGGTCGATCGACCCGGCGAAGCCACCCTCCCCGGGGACTCTCTTCCTGGGCGCTCCGGCGGCTTACTGGCTCGAGCTCGCGGCCTACGACCCGGCGGCGACGGTGAAGAAGCTGGGAATCCCGGTCCTCGTGCTGCAGGGGGGGCGCGACTACCAGGTGACGGTCCGCGACTTCGACGGGTGGAAGACCGCCCTCGACGGCGCCCCTCTCGCATCGCTCCGCGTCTTCCCGAAGCTGAACCACCTCCTCGTCGAGGGGGAGGGCCCGTCGACGCCCGCGGAGTACGAGCGCCCGGGACACGTTTCCGAGGACGTCGTGAAGGCGATTGCGGACTGGACGCAGGGGCTCAGGGGGCGGCGACGCCCGTGA
- a CDS encoding PQQ-dependent sugar dehydrogenase has translation MSLFRVVRSSCVLFSAALLPAFSAIGGVEPVLVASGLSNPLRVTAPAGDFQRLFVAEQGGRVRIVKDGVLLGGSFLDLSGRISSGGERGLLGLAFHPEYRRNGRFYVNYTDPQGHTVVSEFVVSSNPDFATPGSERVLLRRTQPFSNHNGGHLAFSPIDGTLYLGFGDGGGGGDPQNLAQNDGTWLGKILRIDVDGRDAGKEYAVPADNPFAGRTNPLPEIWAKGLRNPWRFSFDRASGDLWIGDVGQGAWEEIDWQSAASPGGENYGWRRMEGAHCYDPASGCLTPSLTLPILEYAHTVNPRRCSVTGGVVARGASVPEIAGRYLFADYCSGELFSVRRLGNEVIDARNHKAEWIPAGGFSIGSVTDIGEDPRGDVYVTDSAGGEVFRLTTTTPSAMRIVPIVLDATGQEGSRFATELVVANRGASTATIRATYTPARRFGGAGGGTVSELIGRGQQKSWPDALAWLRSKGLAIPEASQGSQGGTLRVELTGLVSASDGVALARTTTPSGTGRAGLATPAPRAQDLVSEKAVLYGLRETPSDRTNLALLSGAVAGTTYLRVSLHSAGRTFVLPETVVLEPGEWVQLDAVLVRAGFSSGWAVVERLSGPGPFWAYAVFNDNGTSDGSYVAPVPPVRSVATQVVPVVVETPAFQSELVLANPGDAPVTARLLWVESLATPSPRRFTAAEILAPGEQKILPAIVDRLRLRGLPIGGRGGSYAGALFVTFEGASGRPVQGYAGARTASPAPGGGAYGLFTPGAGVDEAAWREAWLFGLRQDDAVRTNLALLNADADGGTVTLRYEAFEGTAGRKVGTSRDVVLEPGEWVQVDRVLREFALREGYVRVFRVSGSDRFVAYAVVNDGPVPGGSGTDDGSFVPMEAAE, from the coding sequence ATGAGCCTCTTCCGGGTCGTTCGCTCGTCTTGCGTGCTGTTCAGCGCGGCGCTTCTCCCGGCGTTCTCCGCCATCGGCGGCGTGGAGCCGGTCCTCGTCGCGTCGGGCCTCTCGAACCCGCTGCGCGTCACGGCGCCCGCGGGGGACTTTCAGCGGCTCTTCGTCGCCGAGCAGGGGGGCAGGGTGCGGATCGTGAAGGACGGGGTCCTTCTCGGCGGGAGCTTCCTCGACCTCTCCGGGCGGATCAGCTCGGGCGGCGAGCGAGGTCTCCTGGGCCTGGCGTTTCACCCGGAGTACCGCCGGAACGGCCGGTTCTACGTGAACTACACCGACCCGCAGGGCCACACCGTCGTGTCCGAGTTCGTCGTCTCCTCGAATCCCGATTTCGCCACTCCCGGGAGCGAGAGGGTTCTCCTGCGCCGGACGCAGCCCTTCTCGAACCACAACGGAGGCCACCTCGCGTTCTCCCCGATCGACGGGACCCTGTACCTCGGTTTCGGCGATGGAGGGGGCGGCGGCGATCCGCAGAACCTCGCGCAGAACGACGGCACGTGGCTCGGGAAGATCCTCCGCATCGACGTGGACGGGCGGGACGCGGGGAAGGAGTACGCCGTCCCGGCCGACAACCCGTTCGCGGGCCGGACGAATCCCCTGCCCGAGATCTGGGCGAAGGGCCTGCGCAACCCGTGGCGCTTCTCGTTCGACCGGGCCAGCGGGGACCTCTGGATCGGCGACGTGGGGCAGGGGGCGTGGGAGGAGATCGACTGGCAGAGCGCTGCGTCCCCGGGAGGCGAGAACTACGGCTGGCGGCGGATGGAGGGAGCGCACTGCTACGACCCCGCGTCCGGTTGCCTGACGCCGTCGCTGACGCTCCCGATCCTCGAGTACGCGCACACCGTGAATCCCCGGCGCTGCTCGGTGACGGGTGGAGTCGTGGCGCGCGGGGCGTCGGTTCCCGAGATCGCGGGGCGCTACCTCTTCGCCGACTACTGCTCGGGCGAGCTGTTCAGCGTCCGGCGGCTCGGCAACGAGGTGATCGACGCGCGGAACCACAAGGCGGAGTGGATTCCGGCGGGTGGGTTTTCGATCGGCAGCGTGACGGACATCGGCGAGGACCCGCGAGGCGACGTGTACGTCACCGACTCGGCCGGTGGAGAGGTCTTCCGGCTGACGACGACGACGCCGTCGGCAATGCGCATCGTCCCGATCGTCCTCGACGCGACCGGCCAGGAGGGGTCGCGGTTCGCGACCGAGCTCGTCGTCGCGAACCGCGGCGCGAGCACCGCCACGATCCGCGCGACCTACACGCCGGCCCGGCGCTTCGGCGGGGCCGGCGGCGGGACGGTGTCGGAGCTGATCGGCCGCGGCCAGCAGAAGAGCTGGCCCGACGCCCTCGCGTGGCTCCGTTCGAAGGGGCTCGCGATTCCCGAAGCGTCGCAGGGCTCCCAGGGCGGGACGCTGCGGGTCGAGCTCACGGGCCTGGTCTCCGCCTCGGACGGCGTCGCTCTCGCGCGGACGACGACTCCTTCCGGGACCGGTCGCGCGGGGCTCGCCACCCCCGCGCCCCGCGCACAGGACCTCGTGTCCGAGAAGGCCGTCCTCTACGGCCTCCGGGAGACGCCGTCCGACCGGACGAATCTCGCGCTCCTCTCGGGAGCCGTCGCCGGGACGACGTACCTGCGCGTCTCGCTCCACTCCGCCGGCCGGACGTTCGTCCTGCCGGAGACGGTGGTCCTCGAGCCGGGCGAGTGGGTCCAGCTCGATGCGGTCCTGGTCCGCGCCGGCTTCTCCAGCGGCTGGGCGGTGGTCGAGCGGCTGTCGGGGCCCGGGCCGTTCTGGGCCTACGCGGTCTTCAACGACAACGGCACGAGCGACGGCTCTTACGTCGCGCCCGTGCCACCGGTGCGCTCCGTCGCGACCCAGGTCGTTCCCGTCGTCGTCGAGACGCCCGCCTTTCAGAGCGAGCTCGTCCTGGCGAACCCCGGAGACGCGCCCGTCACGGCCCGCCTCCTCTGGGTCGAGTCGCTCGCTACCCCCTCGCCGCGCCGGTTCACGGCGGCCGAGATCCTCGCCCCGGGGGAACAGAAGATCCTCCCGGCCATCGTGGATCGTCTTCGGTTGAGGGGGCTTCCGATCGGAGGCCGGGGCGGCTCGTACGCCGGGGCGCTCTTCGTGACGTTCGAGGGGGCCTCGGGACGTCCGGTTCAGGGGTACGCCGGGGCGAGGACGGCGTCGCCGGCCCCGGGGGGCGGCGCCTACGGGCTCTTCACGCCCGGCGCGGGCGTGGACGAGGCCGCGTGGCGCGAGGCGTGGCTCTTCGGCCTGCGGCAGGACGACGCCGTGAGGACCAACCTCGCGCTCCTGAACGCCGATGCGGACGGGGGCACGGTGACGCTGCGCTACGAGGCCTTCGAGGGGACGGCCGGCAGGAAGGTCGGGACGTCGCGCGACGTCGTTCTCGAACCGGGCGAGTGGGTCCAGGTGGATCGCGTCCTGCGCGAGTTCGCGCTGCGCGAGGGATACGTGAGGGTCTTCCGCGTTTCGGGGAGCGACCGCTTCGTCGCGTACGCGGTCGTCAACGACGGTCCGGTGCCGGGCGGGTCCGGGACGGACGACGGCAGCTTCGTTCCGATGGAAGCGGCCGAGTAG
- a CDS encoding NAD(+)/NADH kinase → MRRGLLVYNPAAGGRDRTAQMAALADGARSRGVVLSLLATERPGHATQLVSDRLADGPDLVAVAGGDGTIAEAASALVGSDVPLAILPAGTTNVVARELGLGKSPEEAAQFLTSTQTRTLTTWPTAGRTSLICTGVGFDARVMANVNPTLKRLFGRVGFSLTATWEWCRYEFPTIEVTGLRADGAPFTRRATFVVAANTSKYAGDAILSPFADPGDDLLDLVLFTSERRIDLLQFYRLLPGGKARQLDVRGVERFPVKSFTARSLAGYELEVQVDGEGAGRTPVTVGPAGGRVRFLVPPGSAR, encoded by the coding sequence GTGAGGCGCGGCCTCCTCGTCTACAACCCGGCGGCGGGAGGACGCGACCGGACCGCGCAGATGGCGGCCCTCGCGGACGGCGCCCGGAGCCGCGGCGTCGTTCTCTCCCTCCTCGCAACGGAGAGGCCCGGCCACGCCACCCAGCTCGTCTCCGACAGGCTCGCGGACGGGCCGGACCTCGTCGCCGTCGCCGGCGGCGACGGGACCATCGCCGAGGCGGCGAGCGCGCTCGTGGGGAGCGACGTTCCGCTGGCGATCCTCCCCGCGGGGACGACGAACGTCGTCGCCCGGGAGCTCGGCCTCGGGAAGAGCCCGGAGGAAGCGGCCCAGTTCCTGACCTCGACCCAGACCCGGACGCTGACGACCTGGCCCACGGCGGGCCGGACGTCGCTCATCTGCACCGGCGTCGGCTTCGACGCGCGCGTCATGGCGAACGTCAACCCGACGCTCAAGCGCCTTTTCGGGCGGGTCGGGTTCTCGCTGACGGCGACGTGGGAGTGGTGCCGCTACGAGTTCCCGACGATCGAGGTGACGGGCCTGCGCGCCGACGGCGCTCCCTTCACCCGCCGCGCGACGTTCGTCGTCGCGGCGAACACGAGCAAGTACGCCGGCGACGCGATCCTCTCGCCGTTCGCCGACCCGGGTGACGACCTCCTCGACCTCGTCCTGTTCACGTCCGAAAGACGCATCGACCTCCTCCAGTTCTACCGTCTCCTTCCCGGCGGCAAGGCGCGGCAGCTCGACGTGAGGGGCGTCGAGCGATTCCCGGTGAAGAGCTTCACCGCCCGCTCCCTCGCCGGGTACGAGCTGGAAGTGCAGGTCGATGGGGAGGGCGCCGGCAGGACGCCCGTCACCGTCGGACCAGCCGGCGGAAGGGTCCGTTTCCTCGTTCCGCCGGGTTCCGCGCGCTGA
- the ruvB gene encoding Holliday junction branch migration DNA helicase RuvB → MDERLLAGSPEPEEREPERTLRPTDLGDFIGQTKLKETLGVFLTAARRRREPLDHVLLFGPPGLGKTTLAHIIAREMGAQVRVTAGPVLEKAGDLAAILTNLGPGDVLFIDEIHRIPAAVEEILYPALEDGKLDLVIGTGPAARTVELRLQPFTLVGATTRAGLLSTPLTARFGITHRLDYYDTASLKTIVLRSAEILGCPIDEDGAGEIARRSRGTPRIANRLLRRVRDFVEVAGESRISAAGARSSLDRLEVDHFGLDELDRRILGTIVDRFGGGPVGLSALAHSLGEDKGTLEDLYEPFLLQSGFLSRTPKGRVATALAYRHLGLPPRSAAGPLFDGPA, encoded by the coding sequence ATGGACGAACGCCTCCTCGCGGGCAGCCCGGAGCCTGAAGAGCGCGAGCCGGAACGAACGCTGCGGCCGACGGACCTCGGCGACTTCATCGGCCAGACGAAGCTGAAGGAGACGCTCGGCGTCTTTCTCACCGCGGCGCGGCGTCGGCGCGAGCCGCTCGACCACGTCCTCCTCTTCGGTCCCCCGGGCCTGGGGAAGACGACACTGGCGCACATCATCGCGCGCGAGATGGGCGCCCAGGTCCGGGTGACGGCGGGGCCGGTCCTCGAGAAGGCCGGGGACCTCGCCGCGATCCTGACGAACCTCGGGCCGGGCGACGTCCTCTTCATCGACGAGATCCACCGCATTCCCGCCGCCGTCGAGGAGATCCTCTACCCCGCGCTCGAGGACGGAAAGCTGGACCTCGTCATCGGCACCGGACCCGCCGCGCGAACGGTGGAGCTGCGGCTGCAGCCCTTCACGCTCGTCGGAGCGACGACGCGCGCGGGGCTCCTCTCGACGCCGCTCACCGCGCGGTTCGGCATCACGCACCGGCTCGACTACTACGACACGGCGTCGCTGAAGACGATCGTCCTCAGGTCCGCCGAGATCCTCGGCTGCCCGATCGACGAGGACGGCGCCGGCGAGATCGCGCGGCGCAGCCGCGGGACACCACGCATCGCGAACCGGCTCCTCAGGCGCGTCCGCGACTTCGTCGAGGTGGCGGGAGAGAGCCGGATCTCGGCCGCGGGGGCGCGGTCGTCGCTCGACCGGCTGGAGGTCGACCACTTCGGCCTCGACGAGCTGGACCGCCGGATCCTCGGGACGATCGTCGACCGTTTCGGCGGCGGCCCGGTGGGCCTGTCGGCCCTCGCGCACTCGCTCGGCGAGGACAAGGGGACGCTCGAAGATCTCTACGAGCCGTTCCTCCTGCAGTCCGGCTTCCTGTCGCGGACCCCGAAGGGGCGCGTCGCGACCGCGCTCGCGTACCGGCACCTCGGCCTGCCTCCCCGGTCGGCCGCGGGGCCGCTCTTCGACGGTCCGGCGTGA
- the ruvA gene encoding Holliday junction branch migration protein RuvA: MIGRLSGIVLEKRPDRAVVDASGVGYELHVPLGTFASLPDIGERASLHVHTHVREDALLLFGFATSEEKALFERLITVSGIGPRLALVVLSGLPLPELVGAIAAQNVARLSTIPGVGKKLAERLGVELKDKVSGILSSSSSSTAFGVPSALGGLLDDAVGALVNLGYRKPQAEAAVKAAGDVAGTTDLPALLSAALRLLSR, encoded by the coding sequence GTGATCGGGCGCCTCTCGGGAATCGTCCTGGAGAAGCGGCCCGACAGGGCCGTGGTCGACGCCTCGGGCGTCGGCTACGAGCTCCACGTTCCCCTCGGGACGTTTGCCTCTCTCCCCGATATCGGGGAGAGAGCCAGCCTCCACGTCCACACGCACGTACGGGAGGACGCCCTCCTCCTCTTCGGTTTCGCCACGTCCGAGGAGAAGGCCCTCTTCGAGCGGCTCATCACGGTCTCGGGAATCGGTCCGAGGCTGGCGCTCGTGGTCTTGTCGGGGCTTCCGCTCCCCGAGCTCGTCGGTGCGATCGCCGCGCAGAACGTCGCGCGTCTGTCGACGATCCCCGGTGTCGGCAAGAAGCTGGCGGAGCGGCTCGGGGTGGAGCTGAAGGACAAGGTCTCGGGGATCCTCTCCTCGTCTTCCTCCTCGACGGCCTTCGGGGTCCCCTCGGCCCTGGGCGGCCTTCTCGACGACGCCGTCGGGGCCCTCGTCAACCTCGGCTACCGCAAGCCGCAGGCGGAGGCGGCCGTGAAGGCGGCGGGCGACGTGGCCGGCACGACGGACCTCCCGGCGCTCCTCTCGGCGGCGCTGCGGCTCCTGTCGCGGTGA
- a CDS encoding SurA N-terminal domain-containing protein, producing the protein MLKTFRENFKHLKWVLWAVIAVFVIFVFADWGMGAAGGGGSDVDFAARVGSSKITEVEFRREYVQAEERYRQMYGQSFSPELARAINLPSQVLNSLVDRRLLRGETERLGLSVSDAEVTARILKMRDQQGNLLFVKDGVFVGEVIYRRMLAGANLSPEGFEADTREQALMEKLNRFVTESAFVGEDELKADFEGRTVKAKIAYALVPAPALSPESIPDAEAEAHFKKRSSDYQLPERRKAKYLLVESAQLRAEAARKVTDADVAAEYAKSLDTYRKGEEVTVRHILYKADGTPASDAAARAKADSAVKRLKGGADFAALAKAESEDPGSKDSGGELGAVARGRMVKEFEDAAFGAAKDDVVGPVKSPFGFHVLQVTGRSAERVQPLFEVSASIRGRLEEDRAGDEARRLARELADRVGKLGKNPSDDDLRKLTRPGVTFNETELVARTDAPAGIGPNPSFMQLLFELPVGEVSEPVATARGEVILKPVEVKAAGPAAFADVKARVKADLVKTKQQETALAAARAAMTPGASLEDVAKTAGVRVETPDAFPKAGPVPGLGTGKALLDAAFSAAVGETKGPVWVADRGAAILRVLEVTPFDADAFAKQKGEALDRLRQQKAGRLFQSLVQRLRAEARIEVNKELLARFSGQA; encoded by the coding sequence ATGCTCAAGACTTTCAGGGAAAATTTCAAGCACCTCAAGTGGGTTCTGTGGGCGGTCATCGCCGTCTTCGTCATCTTCGTCTTCGCGGACTGGGGAATGGGGGCGGCGGGAGGCGGTGGCAGCGACGTCGACTTCGCAGCCAGGGTCGGCTCGTCGAAGATCACCGAGGTGGAGTTCCGGCGGGAGTACGTCCAGGCCGAGGAACGGTATCGGCAGATGTACGGGCAGAGCTTCAGCCCCGAGCTCGCGCGGGCCATCAATCTCCCCTCGCAGGTGCTGAACTCGCTCGTGGACAGGCGGCTCCTGCGGGGCGAGACGGAGCGCCTCGGGCTCTCCGTGTCCGACGCGGAGGTCACGGCCCGGATCCTGAAGATGAGGGACCAGCAGGGGAACCTCCTCTTCGTGAAGGACGGGGTCTTCGTCGGCGAGGTGATCTACCGGCGGATGCTCGCCGGCGCCAACCTCAGCCCCGAGGGCTTCGAGGCCGACACGCGCGAGCAGGCGCTCATGGAGAAGCTGAACCGGTTCGTCACGGAGTCCGCGTTCGTCGGCGAGGACGAGCTGAAGGCCGACTTCGAGGGGCGGACGGTGAAGGCGAAGATCGCCTACGCCCTCGTCCCGGCCCCCGCCCTCTCGCCGGAGTCGATCCCGGACGCCGAGGCAGAGGCCCACTTCAAGAAGAGATCGTCCGACTACCAGCTCCCCGAGCGGCGCAAGGCGAAGTACCTCCTCGTGGAGAGCGCGCAGCTGCGTGCCGAGGCGGCGCGGAAGGTCACGGACGCCGACGTCGCGGCGGAATACGCGAAGAGCCTCGACACCTACAGGAAGGGTGAGGAAGTCACCGTTCGGCACATCCTCTACAAGGCGGACGGAACCCCGGCGTCCGACGCGGCCGCCAGGGCAAAGGCCGACTCCGCCGTGAAGCGCCTGAAGGGGGGCGCCGATTTCGCCGCCCTCGCGAAGGCCGAGTCCGAGGATCCGGGCTCGAAGGACTCCGGCGGCGAGCTGGGGGCCGTTGCGCGCGGGCGGATGGTCAAGGAGTTCGAGGACGCGGCCTTCGGCGCGGCGAAGGACGACGTCGTCGGCCCGGTCAAGTCGCCGTTCGGATTTCACGTCCTCCAGGTGACCGGCCGGAGCGCCGAACGCGTCCAGCCGCTCTTCGAAGTCTCCGCGTCGATCCGCGGTCGCCTCGAGGAGGATCGGGCGGGCGACGAGGCCCGGCGCCTCGCGCGCGAGCTGGCCGACCGGGTCGGCAAGCTCGGCAAGAATCCCTCCGACGACGACCTCAGGAAGCTGACGCGGCCGGGCGTGACGTTCAACGAGACCGAGCTCGTCGCCCGCACCGACGCGCCAGCCGGCATCGGCCCGAACCCGAGCTTCATGCAGCTTCTCTTCGAGCTGCCGGTCGGCGAGGTCTCCGAGCCCGTCGCCACGGCGCGCGGCGAGGTGATCCTGAAGCCGGTCGAGGTGAAGGCGGCCGGGCCGGCGGCGTTCGCCGACGTGAAGGCCCGCGTGAAGGCCGACCTCGTGAAGACCAAGCAGCAGGAGACCGCCCTCGCCGCCGCGCGCGCGGCGATGACCCCGGGAGCCTCGCTCGAGGATGTCGCGAAGACGGCGGGTGTGCGGGTCGAGACCCCCGACGCTTTTCCGAAAGCGGGGCCCGTGCCGGGCCTCGGGACGGGCAAGGCTCTCCTGGACGCCGCGTTCTCCGCGGCCGTCGGCGAGACGAAGGGCCCGGTCTGGGTGGCCGATCGCGGCGCCGCGATCCTCCGGGTCCTGGAGGTCACGCCTTTCGACGCCGACGCTTTCGCAAAGCAGAAGGGCGAGGCCCTCGACCGCCTGCGCCAGCAGAAGGCCGGGCGGCTCTTCCAGTCGCTCGTCCAGCGGCTGCGGGCCGAGGCGCGCATCGAGGTCAACAAGGAGCTCCTGGCCCGCTTCTCCGGGCAGGCATGA
- a CDS encoding rod shape-determining protein yields the protein MGFRSLFSWFSSDLAVDLGTANTLVFAEGRGIVVREPSIVAVNRVTNRVEAVGGAAKDMLGRTPGNIVAIRPMKDGVIADFEITEKMLDYFIKKANGRSPFVRPRIVISVPSDITQVEKRAVKDSALQAGASEVFIIEQAMAAAIGSGLPITEPTGNMIVDIGGGTTDVAVISLAGIVYSKSVRVASNEMDEAVIQYIKRKYNLLIGERTAEQIKIEIGSAFPLDEPLTMEIKGRDLVEGIPKTLTLTDAEVREALAETVGTIVNAVRVALEKTPPELSADIMDKGIVLTGGGSLLKNLDRRLREETGLPITIAELPLDSVALGTGAMLADVDLLRKISVD from the coding sequence TTGGGTTTCCGCTCACTCTTCTCCTGGTTCTCCTCGGACCTCGCCGTCGACCTCGGCACGGCCAACACCCTCGTCTTCGCCGAGGGGCGCGGAATCGTCGTCCGCGAACCGTCCATCGTCGCCGTCAATCGCGTCACCAACAGGGTCGAGGCGGTGGGGGGCGCGGCCAAGGACATGCTCGGCCGGACGCCCGGGAACATCGTCGCCATCCGCCCCATGAAGGACGGCGTCATCGCCGACTTCGAGATCACCGAGAAGATGCTCGACTACTTCATCAAGAAGGCGAACGGCCGCTCGCCTTTCGTGAGGCCGAGGATCGTCATCTCGGTCCCGTCGGACATCACGCAGGTCGAGAAGCGGGCCGTGAAGGACTCCGCCCTCCAGGCGGGCGCGAGCGAGGTCTTCATCATCGAGCAGGCCATGGCGGCCGCGATCGGCTCGGGCCTGCCGATCACCGAGCCGACCGGGAACATGATCGTCGACATCGGCGGCGGCACGACCGACGTCGCCGTCATCTCGCTGGCCGGCATCGTCTACTCGAAGTCGGTCCGCGTCGCGTCGAACGAGATGGACGAGGCGGTCATCCAGTACATCAAGAGGAAGTACAACCTCCTGATCGGCGAGCGGACCGCGGAGCAGATCAAGATCGAGATCGGCTCGGCCTTCCCGCTCGACGAGCCGCTCACGATGGAGATCAAGGGCCGCGACCTCGTCGAGGGGATCCCGAAGACCCTCACGCTGACCGACGCCGAGGTGCGCGAGGCGCTCGCCGAGACGGTCGGGACCATCGTCAACGCCGTCCGCGTCGCACTCGAGAAGACGCCCCCCGAGCTCTCGGCCGACATCATGGACAAGGGGATCGTCCTCACGGGCGGCGGCTCGCTCCTGAAGAACCTCGACCGCCGCCTGCGCGAGGAGACCGGCCTCCCGATCACGATCGCCGAGCTGCCGCTCGACTCGGTTGCGCTCGGGACCGGAGCGATGCTGGCGGACGTCGACCTGCTCCGGAAGATCTCGGTCGACTGA